The DNA segment CagattgcaactgcaactgcgaaactgcaacagcaactccaattggcaaatgtaaatgtttatCATTAATttgtgctctttttttttgttgctgttgtcttcgTTGTATGAGCAATCATTTTGGCGCGTGTGCCGAACAAATAATCATCGCGTTTTTAATCGCCAGCAGCACAATCGCCAACTCTCCACTTGACTCTGTGGCTGTGACTGATTCATGTCATTAGTCTGTCTAAGCTGTTGTCATTCGTattgtttgttgatttatcataaaaaaatgcgaaaatacATGAGTACTGAGTGTGCAGCAAATCTCTGCGGCCTCCCTAAGAAATTCTTATCACTAAAGCAATTTTAGCTGTGCGTATTCATACTTTGCACCGAGTCTATAATTAAATGAActcattttcttttgttgacTCACTTTCTGTCGCTGGGCCTTGGTCAACCCAGAACATTACTCTGAATTCTATGAAAACCGGTTTTAAACTttggaaaacaacaaaaaaaagtcacAACTCATTCACCCAATTTGCATTGCGATAACGGGGCCCTACACACCCGCACAACAATGTCTCCTGCCATTAGTTGCAGATGAATGAAATACCCTGGAATagtaatttacaaatttccaagcatatttaaattacttactTTACTTGTTTAGAGGGCTATTAACTCTTTTTAGATCTTGTAAATTCTCtacttattttttaactaTAACCACATAAAAAATcgaacaaaaatgaaaatatatccTGTATAAATGTATTCGAGCAAAGTCAGAATGAATCACAAGTAtgatacatatattaattttatccATTagtaaattcaatataaaaatagtattaatacaaataattcttgaaaattgtttCGTAATATTCGCAATGCAGTAAAATGAATAACAAGGTTTacttttagaattttatattttatttacgcTGAAATCTATACAAATAACGCTTAACTAAGCACACCAAAATAAAATCCACATTCGAAtgtaataaatagaaataaagaTTTACGAAACAGGTTTACGCAAAATTTGTGAATCAAGCAACTCTATAAGATATTCTCAATTCTCATTCTTAttctcgcgctctctctctctctctcttattctcAATTTGCATGCAGTTAACGGGCTTCTACACACCCACACAATTGCTGAACCTGCCTTTCGAAAACTGCAGGCTGTCCCCCCTCGGTATACACCCTCCCTACATGCAACCTAAAAACTGAGGTTTTTCAGAACTCAACACGGGAACGTGCGCTATAAATCAATGTTACAAATGAATCACTTGCCAAATGCTTAATGAATGACGATTGCTGCACTTGGtatagataccctgtaatacttaagtatttacttatttaaacactcacacagacgATTAGTCATTTGAAGCTATTTTCAAAACTCCTCCTTGCAATGAATATCACTATTCAACATCCTATAATATGCATAATGCATTAGTAATCATAATACAATGTGTAATAGCAGatattatgcataaataatttgacaACTTTCAAAACTGAGCAATTTTATGGAATACCCTACAATGGAAgtcaattaaaagttttgtgtttattttatttaaatattgagcTTCAAATACTGCGATTCTAAGATTTGTTAATTCATCAACGACATTATTGACATAAGTTTGCGCAATCTTTCTCAGTTagtaatgtaatttatttgcagagtattttgtagtctagCAACGATTTGTAGTCAAAAcgttacttgttttttatttacttacagGTAagataatttgtattttgtttggaTGTGGGCGTTCATTGAATAAGCTACAGTTAACACGGAGGTAACGCTTTGAATATCAAACCAGATCATCGAGAAATTGCGCTCATtagaaatatgaataaataaatgactAAGTGCAAAGCTGAGCTAGTCAAACTGACGGAAGACTTAACACCCGATAGGGAAGCAATCGACAGATATGGAAGCTTAAGATCTTAGACAAACAACTTCTAGATGCAAATTCTagatattcaaataataaatattgaagtCATTACGTAGAGGGAAGCCAGGTAtgatcattaaataaatagaatgtAGTCTCaagaaatgttaattaaacGAGTTGTTGCTATCAGAAGCGATAGTAACTTTTATGtcgaaaataatgaaagatATAAAAGTTGTTTATATAATCATTTATATAGGATTCTTCCAGAATTGTTGAAGCTATTTAAAGATcgagtatttatttgtatagaGTATTTATCATGACAGTTTGGCATTTATATATTGTCAGCAAACCAGATGTTATCTCAGATATTTTAGTATCATACATAAAGCAATCACGTCATAatacaaattagaaattttgttaaatgttaaacaattgcTGTTATCGTCGTTAGttgttaattcaaatttgataaCGCGTAATGGAAAGTAGCATCAACACGAAACATTATTTGATTAGGTGTTTATGAGATAAcaagaataatataaacaaatatgtagACCGAAAAGTGGAAAATCCGAATTGGGAGAAGTTGAGCCAGAATTGTTCTCTAGTTTTTTAAAGCCGCATTTCAAccttttaaaaacaaaaattataaagttattaaaaacataatagGATATGGCAATCGCAATGTATATTATGGatcttatggtatattttgaatacagtaCTGTATCGATATATGAAATAAAGCTTATTATAGCAAGAATTCtgtactgttttgtttttattaaaaatgggtagctagtatctcacagtcgagcacactcagcTGGAGGTTTTTTTTCAATAGAGCAATGACTAGTTGAATATGCTGAttgttttgagttttgttgttaatttgtttgtttgctgttgttgttgttgttgtttaggtAACATTTTGTGGCAGGCCCAAATGTGGGCGCGTGTCGTGTCGTCTGcctggctgtggctgtggttaGAGTTAATACTTAGAGGCCGACTCACGGTCGAAACCAGTTTCAATTGCCAAAGTGCCAAATGCCACAACAATTTGACTAACTGCTTGCACTCGAGGCAAGCGCGTCCGCTCAGCAAGCTTCTAGAGCAagaacacacatacattggTGAGAGACACACCTACATAACCATAAACTGGCAATCTCAGACGTGATATGCGTCATACTCAAAGTCAAAGTGTGGAGAACAAAGCCGCAGAAGAGTCGCttttgcattcgcattcgcaatcAGTTGCAAATTGAAACTCAATTCGTTCagatggcagcagcaacagtcgccaGCAACCGCAGCATGGAGCAAACGTACATCAGTCGGGTCACCATTCAACTGAAGCTGCCTCCACGCATCTACGAATGGCGCACTCTGGTCGCTGGCGCTGGCAAAGAGGCAAATGAAGCGCCTGTCGAATGCATTAGACGCAACGGAAGCACATCAGCAGCACCACCAACACCAGCACGACCAGCAATAAAAACATCAAGAACACCATCCCCAATAAAAGTGCCAAAAAATACGTCTATGTACACGCCCCCACTCATCTATGGCGATGAGGCAAAACATAAGAATCTCCTCCATACGCTGAGGAACTTCTATGATGTCGAGCGCTTCTATAGCGACTGCAATCGCGTGACTAAGTGAGATGAAGTCAACAGCGGAACTGTAgcatagtatatatacatacatactcgtatatatagaaattataCATACTGTATACATAATACAAACATGCGGATATACTCTAAATATTAACCCATTATGTGCCTGCAATATCGCCAAGTTTGGCTCTGTTATAAGTTAAATACAACTTGTGTGTATAACATAATTGTTATAAAtgatacaaaataaatttccaaTCTGAtgaatttactatatatttgtgGTTTTATTTGAGTAAATTTTGCGATATTTACGCAGttgtttatacaaatttaaaagatataaTGTACATAAAAACTGTATTGTATTTCTAgctaaaatacatttatatttgttaaatgcaTATATGAGAGTTGTTATTGGTAGTTGTTTGTATAAATTGAGTAaacataatatacatatataataatattgaaaaatttcatacgaaaatatttgtagtatgTTGAATTCAGGTTATGCGAAGTACTTTCtgagaaattttaaaatgtcagATTGCGatctttgttttttgatttaacacaatttgcataacaaCGAGTTTTAACTGATTTTGTGGTGTTGACATTGTGTGATAATCGTATCATTCTATTTGCTTATTAAAgagacaataaaataatttagaaatattctaaatttgaAAGCTATTCCAAACATTGCTTTATCggtaatacaaatttttcattCGCCCATTGAAagattgtaaatataaaattaatgtttatgaCAGCTATAAAAAAACACTTAGACACTTTCGCTATCTAAAGTTTATTGTCTTTGTTTTTATCTGTTCATAGCTAGCTTTATCAATTAGTAGCATCATTCTTGATATCTTGAgtcatatttgatttatttttaacaattcgACAAGATGTGCAGCGTAACGGGTTAAATTTTAGCGTAATTAAACGCAGCTCGATAAGAATATCAAAAGTAAgcgaaaataaaagcaaaaaactgTTAACTCGttcgtgtttttttgtgttggctttagctgctttgcttttcggATTTTTGTGCGACGTCATCAATGTGCATAAATCACGGCTGAACAAACGCACAAAATTACACGGACCGAGCACGTCGTTCGCCACGGCCGGAAGTTCATTATGGAGGCTACCTCGCCCTACAAAGCGGAAGCTAAAGCCGtaagtctgtgtgtgtgtgtgtatgtactaTGCTATATCCtaatagagagcgagagagtgagtgagtggtgagtggtgagtgtgtgtgtatgtcgaTAGTGGTCGCATGGTTTCACGCTTTGAAGCAGCTGCTAATTTATCAGAGAGACAGCGCGCTTTGGCACGGCACAAGTTTCAAGGTAGCTCGCGAATCGATTAGCGGccacccaaaaacaaaaaaaaaattcggaaaaaaaagaaatgtcgAATCCAGAGCGAGAgttgaatgtgaatgcgaacgGAATGGAAACGAAATGGGTACGATGAgcgaaatgaaacgaattgGAATGAAAGACGATAGCATGAACGAAATCGTACGAAACGTGCATTGCACATGCAAATTGACAGCTTGATGGGCTTTTGGGAGAAGGGGAATGAATTGAGGTATGGCAATTGGATCGACAGCGGCATAGACATCGCCATAGCCATCGACAGCGGCATAGACATCGCCATagccatcgacatcgacatcgacatcggcatcGTCCCTGGCCCGCTAGGGTTGTCAAGTGGCTGTTGAATCAATGCAGCAAAATGTAACAATGTgagtgtatctgtatctatgtgtgtgtatgtatgagGCCACTTAAAGATTGCCACATAAACTTTATGAGCTTCAGTTACGAGCAGCTGTCGATGAGTTTGATGAAGGTTCATTGCAGCCAAAAACCCCCTTAACTTATTGTCAAAGTTTTGCGCTCCTAttcccactcacacacacacttatccAATGTGGCTAATCAACCTCATGGAATGCTCCTCTGGGATGCTCATTGCAACCATTCGGCCATAAATAGTTTGGGGGCAGCGTCCCAAAAATGTTATGGTACTTAACTGATGGGATTGCCCGTCGTCCAAGTGTCTCCAAAGTGCTGAACACAATTTTCGTTCAAGTTTCCAACGGCATCAATATTTAACTTTACTATGTCCTCTAAAATGGGTTTTTCCTAATGCATAACCCGCCGTCCACCCCCACAACAAAACTTGTTAGTTCATGAAAATAGAATATTCATTTAACAACCGGCACTTTGcgcacatatatgtatgtatattgccCTGTAAAAACCTTTTGGAAATACCAGCAAGTGTACAGTAAAGACAAAAAGAATATTATGCATTAATTAAAGAGCACGTGATTTCCTGGTTTCagaataattacaatattcCATTGAACAATGACTcacttgaaaatgtttaaattgaaattatataaaagataaaataataaatacttcgtacttttttaattgccatcaatgaaataaaatcaattcatGGTCGCAATCAGAATAATTTAAACGAGAGTTGATTATAGAATGTACGATAACtctatgaaatttatttagtttttttactCTCCACctatagaagggtattataacctTGTGCCGCACCTTCGACCccataaactatatatattcttgattagcctgtccgtctgtccgaaTGAACACCtaagacacagagagagacacaccataagagatagagatataattttttgggACAGCACTTTTTATATTAGcgcgcagatcaagtttgtttgcaAATCGTGCAAATCGATAAAAAGCGAATAACAAGCTTCATTGTTAGTcgaagttttttttatagttatcAATCCtacaaatttggttgcgatcacataagaattgtataaattatcaaaaaaatagTAGTAATTTACTTGGTTTGGCtagcaatctggtatattttgtactcttaaatatattttgaatactataTCATTATACCTTCCGtgattttgcagtatattaattttattttaataacaattccGCACAGAATTGCTCCCATTCAAATCgggaagcgggtatctcatagtcgagtacacaagactgtagctttcttatttgtttttgagtgttatttcaacattttcattggAAATGTATTCATAATTCGCAGAAATTACATTGTGAATTGAAAATGGAGATTTAACTCACTACGAAATTCGAGTAATTCATGCAAAATGCACGCGAAATAAATTGAAGCAGTTCAGAGTGTGTGTAACTGTGATGCGACATAGctcattatttatgcataaaatgcaatttactgAAATAAACGCAACAAATTAAACTGTCAACTGTTGAtgttttataaatgaaatagttattatttattgcatgGAATTAATTAAATGGCTTTGCATTTCAGATAACCAGTTTTAGAATGAATCACAGGTGCATTGAACTCCCTGCCACCATCGGGAGATAGAATGACTGATTCCATGAATCAACCCCAAACGTATCATAttagctgttttgttttattaccAAGGGGTTTTTGCATTGACTGATTACAAAGAACTCTGTAGTCGTCTTTTTTGAGCCACACAGAATCACCCGATGAGTTGAAAGGCTTTGCTTTAACGGCCGCTGAATCACAAGag comes from the Drosophila sulfurigaster albostrigata strain 15112-1811.04 chromosome 2L, ASM2355843v2, whole genome shotgun sequence genome and includes:
- the LOC133835202 gene encoding uncharacterized protein LOC133835202, producing the protein MAAATVASNRSMEQTYISRVTIQLKLPPRIYEWRTLVAGAGKEANEAPVECIRRNGSTSAAPPTPARPAIKTSRTPSPIKVPKNTSMYTPPLIYGDEAKHKNLLHTLRNFYDVERFYSDCNRVTK